Proteins encoded in a region of the Prunus persica cultivar Lovell chromosome G4, Prunus_persica_NCBIv2, whole genome shotgun sequence genome:
- the LOC18781401 gene encoding indole-3-acetic acid-amido synthetase GH3.6: MPEAPKNSLNPSVDYYLQDKNEKALQFIEEVTENADEVQKRVLAEILARNAHVEYLQRHGLNGHTDRDTFKKIIPVIKYEDIEADINRIANGDTSPILCSKPISEFLTSSGTSGGERKLMPTIEEELERRSLLYSLLMPVMSQSVPELDKGKGMYFLFIKSEAKTPGGLVARPVLTSYYKSSHFKRRPYDPYTNYTSPNETILCPDSYQSMYSQLLCGLCQNKEVIRVGAVFASGFIRAIRFLEKHWPSLCKDIASGTLNPQITDSSVREAVMKTLKPDPKLANYIETECGEKSWQGIITRLWPNTKYVDVIVTGTMSQYIPTLDYYSNGLPLVCTMYASSECYFGLNLNPLCKPSEVSYTLVPSMGYFEFLPVQRNNGINSNSLSVPKALNEKEQQELVDLVDVKLGQEYELVVTTYAGLYRYRVGDVLRVAGFKNKAPQFNFICRKNVVLSIDSDKTDEVELQTAVKNAVSHLVPFDATVSEYTSFADTSTIPGHYVLFWELCLNGSTPIPPSVYEDCCLAVEESLNSVYRQGRASDKSIGPLEIKIVEAGTFDKLMDYAISLGASINQYKTPRCVKFAPIVELLNSRVVSNYFSPKCPKWVPGHKQWCNLD, translated from the exons ATGCCTGAAGCACCAAAAAACTCTTTGAATCCCTCAGTGGACTATTATCTCCAAGACAAAAACGAGAAGGCCCTTCAGTTCATTGAAGAAGTCACAGAAAACGCCGATGAGGTTCAGAAGCGTGTGCTTGCTGAAATCTTGGCTCGCAATGCTCATGTTGAGTACTTGCAGCGACATGGCCTTAATGGTCACACTGACCGTGACACTTTCAAAAAAATCATCCCTGTCATCAAATATGAAGATATCGAAGCTGATATCAACCGTATTGCCAATGGTGACACCTCCCCAATCCTCTGTTCTAAGCCCATTTCTGAGTTTTTGACAAG CTCTGGGACATCTggtggagagagaaaattgatgcCAACAATTGAAGAGGAGCTTGAGAGAAGGTCACTGCTTTATAGCCTTTTGATGCCTGTGATGAGCCAATCTGTGCCTGAATTGGACAAAGGCAAAGGAATGTACTTTTTGTTCATAAAATCAGAGGCCAAAACACCAGGGGGGCTTGTGGCAAGACCAGTTCTCACGAGCTATTACAAAAGCTCTCATTTCAAACGAAGGCCTTATGACCCTTACACAAACTACACCAGCCCAAATGAGACCATCCTCTGCCCTGACTCTTACCAAAGCATGTACTCCCAACTGCTCTGTGGCCTTTGCCAAAACAAAGAGGTCATCAGGGTTGGTGCTGTTTTTGCCTCTGGGTTCATCAGAGCCATCAGATTCCTTGAGAAGCATTGGCCTAGTCTCTGCAAGGACATAGCCTCTGGCACTCTAAACCCCCAAATCACTGACTCTTCAGTGCGTGAGGCTGTGATGAAAACCCTCAAGCCTGATCCAAAGCTTGCAAATTACATTGAAACTGAGTGTGGGGAGAAGTCTTGGCAAGGGATCATAACAAGACTTTGGCCCAACACAAAGTATGTGGATGTGATTGTGACTGGGACTATGTCACAGTACATTCCCACACTGGATTATTACAGCAATGGGCTGCCTTTGGTTTGCACCATGTATGCTTCTTCTGAGTGCTATTTTGGTTTGAATCTCAACCCTTTGTGCAAACCCAGTGAGGTCTCTTACACCCTCGTTCCCTCCATGGGCTACTTTGAGTTCCTCCCAGTTCAGAGAAACAATGGGATCAACTccaattctctctctgtccCCAAAGCACTCAATGAGAAGGAGCAACAAGAATTGGTTGATCTTGTTGATGTCAAGCTTGGCCAAGAGTATGAGCTTGTTGTCACAACCTATGCTG GGCTATATCGTTATAGAGTTGGAGATGTGCTGAGAGTGGCTGGTTTCAAGAACAAGGCTCCACAATTCAACTTCATATGCAGGAAAAATGTGGTGCTAAGCATTGATTCAGACAAGACTGATGAGGTTGAGCTGCAAACAGCAGTGAAGAATGCTGTGAGCCATTTGGTGCCATTTGATGCAACTGTCTCTGAGTACACAAGTTTTGCAGACACATCAACAATCCCAGGCCACTATGTGTTGTTCTGGGAGCTTTGCCTCAATGGTTCAACCCCAATCCCTCCCTCAGTTTATGAGGACTGTTGCTTGGCCGTTGAAGAATCCCTCAACAGCGTTTACCGGCAAGGCCGAGCCTCAGACAAATCCATTGGGCCCCTGGAGATCAAGATTGTGGAGGCAGGGACTTTTGACAAGCTCATGGATTATGCCATTAGCTTGGGAGCTTCAATCAACCAGTACAAGACACCAAGATGTGTCAAATTTGCACCCATTGTCGAGCTCTTGAACTCGAGGGTGGTCTCAAACTACTTCAGCCCCAAGTGCCCAAAATGGGTTCCAGGCCACAAGCAATGGTGCAACCTTGATTAg
- the LOC109948623 gene encoding uncharacterized protein LOC109948623, which yields MDQWSKRGIPPIKPPLYKQQPGRPNRVRAKEPGEVEIPVPILPNPMPPKYIALPAKLRRVNASSIQMEQGSSSNTIRGRGISRGRGISRGRGNVAQATADPNSLQSVTRGNGQGVLPSSHIGLGRGLSSSKLSAIRGRGLGRGISGGRGLGRGRGLPSSRSTVARGRGQEGPALDNISHDNNMASI from the exons ATGGACCAATGGAGTAAACGTGGCATTCCTCCAATTAAGCCTCCACTTTATAAGCAACAACCGGGTAGGCCTAACAGAGTTAGGGCGAAGGAGCCTGGTGAGGTTGAAATACCAGTTCCCATCCTACCAAATCCTATGCCTCCAAAATATATTGCCCTACCAGCCAAGCTTAGAAgg GTTAATGCATCTTCAATCCAAATGGAGCAAGGTTCTTCTTCTAACACAATAAGAGGGAGAGGCATAAGCAGAGGGAGAGGCATAAGTAGAGGAAGAGGAAATGTTGCTCAAGCTACTGCTGACCCCAATTCTCTACAAAGT GTAACAAGAGGTAATGGACAAGGAGTCTTACCATCTTCACATATTGGCTTAGGAAGAGGTTTATCATCTTCAAAGCTAAGTGCAATTAGAGGAAGAGGCTTAGGAAGAGGCATAAGTGGAGGAAGAGGCttaggaagaggaagaggcttACCATCTTCACGATCAACT GTGGCAAGAGGAAGGGGACAAGAAGGACCAGCTTTGGACAACATTTCCCATGATAATAACATGGCCTCAATATAG
- the LOC109948624 gene encoding zinc finger MYM-type protein 1-like, with amino-acid sequence MERFFKRKSSLGSSDSVGSSRTSSSRQNELDEVLANLQADPGLRIRMIEYDANIRDEVRRAYLQKGPCQPRGHSFPQSNISGINRRFIPQWFDEFDWLEYSVSKDAAFYLYCYLFKSNFEQVGSEAFTGAGFKNWKKWRERMKVHVGPIGSVHNKAREAAINLMNQNTHIETAVSKHSEQARMAYRRCLIASIKCTKFLLRQGLSFRGNDESATSSNRGNYLELLQFLADNDEKVKEVVLENAPGNLKLVAPKIQKDIVNACARETLDVIMSGLKDRFFSILGDEARDISVKEQMAMVLRYVDDKGHVIERFVRVQHVTDTTSSTLKDAIDIFFSSNGLSFSKLRGQGYDGASNMRGELNGLKTKILREKPCAYYVHCFAHQLQLALVVVAKKNIDIASFFTTTNSVVNHVGASCKRHDALRAQLQEELVIAFENDCLITGRGLHQETSLKRAGDTRWSSHYGTIISIISMFSSVIHVLQMIIDDNPNDSAGEANKIQREMLTFQFVFHLFLMKAILGLTNDVSQALQKKDQEIVNAMALVKSCKEKLHWMRNNGFDALVEEVSSFCDKHHIDVPTMDEAFVLPGRSRRNAPIKTNRHHYRVELFINVIDEQLTELDDRFNEVNIELLICLACLSPNDSFVAFDKQKLLRLAQFYPQDFSDGDLLALDDQLELYIHYVSSSSDFSDLQGIGDLAKKMVETRMHRAFNYVYLLITLALVLPVATASVERAFSVMNIIKGPLRNKMGDQ; translated from the coding sequence ATGGAAAGattttttaagagaaagtCATCATTGGGTAGTTCGGATAGTGTGGGAAGTTCaagaacttcaagttcaagaCAAAATGAGTTAGATGAGGTTTTGGCTAATCTTCAGGCAGACCCAGGACTAAGAATTCGTATGATTGAGTATGATGCTAATATTAGAGATGAGGTTCGAAGAGCATATCTTCAAAAAGGACCTTGTCAACCTAGAGGTCATTCTTTCCCACAAAGTAATATCTCAGGAATTAATCGACGCTTCATTCCCCAATGGtttgatgaatttgattgGTTGGAGTATAGTGTATCTAAAGATGCTGCATTTTATCTTTATTGCTATCTCTTTAAATCCAATTTTGAACAAGTGGGTAGTGAAGCCTTCACTGGAGCAGGGTTTAAGAATTGGAAGAAATGGAGAGAAAGAATGAAGGTGCATGTTGGACCGATTGGTAGTGTTCATAATAAAGCTAGAGAAGCCGCTATAAATTTGATGAATCAAAATACACATATTGAAACGGCTGTGAGCAAACACTCTGAACAAGCTCGTATGGCATATCGAAGATGCTTAATTGCATCAATCAAGTGCACTAAGTTTCTATTGAGACAAGGTCTTTCTTTTCGTGGAAATGATGAAAGTGCCACTTCAAGCAATAGGGGAAATTACTTGGAGTTATTGCAATTCCTTGCAGACAATGATGAGAAAGTTAAAGAAGTTGTGTTGGAAAATGCTCCAGGGAATCTCAAGTTAGTAGCTCCAAAGATTCAAAAAGATATTGTGAATGCATGTGCCAGGGAAACACTTGATGTCATCATGAGTGGTTTAAAAGATAGATTCTTTTCTATATTGGGGGATGAAGCACGTGATATTTCTGTGAAAGAGCAAATGGCTATGGTGTTGCGTTATGTGGATGACAAAGGGCATGTAATTGAAAGGTTTGTGAGGGTTCAACATGTTACCGACACCACTTCAAGTACACTAAAGGATGCCATTgacatattcttttcttccaatGGTTTGAGCTTTTCCAAGTTACGAGGACAAGGTTATGATGGAGCTAGCAATATGAGAGGTGAGTTGAATGGCCTTaaaacaaagattttgagagaaaaacctTGTGCATACTATGTTCATTGCTTTGCTCATCAACTTCAACTAGCACTTGTTGTCGTAGCAAAGAAGAATATTGATATTGCCTCTTTCTTCACAACCACTAATAGTGTGGTTAACCATGTTGGAGCATCGTGTAAGCGGCATGATGCACTTAGAGCACAACTCCAAGAAGAACTTGTGATAGCTTTCGAAAATGATTGTCTTATAACGGGGCGAGGTTTGCATCAAGAAACAAGTCTCAAACGTGCCGGTGACACACGATGGAGCTCACATTACGGTACCATTATTAGCATCATTTCTATGTTTTCATCTGTGATTCATGTGCTTCAAATGATTATTGATGATAATCCCAATGATAGTGCTGGTGAAGCAAATAAGATTCAAAGGGAAATGCTTACTTTTCAGTTTGTGTTTCACCTATTCTTAATGAAGGCTATATTGGGACTCACAAATGATGTGTCACAAGcattgcaaaagaaagatcaagaaaTTGTGAATGCGATGGCTTTGGTGAAATCATGTAAGGAAAAACTACATTGGATGAGGAATAATGGGTTTGATGCATTGGTTGAAGAGGTGTCTTCATTTTGTGACAAACATCATATTGATGTTCCTACCATGGATGAGGCCTTCGTACTTCCAGGGAGGTCAAGGCGTAATGCTCCAATAAAGACAAATCGTCATCATTATCGTGTGGAACTCTTTATTAATGTCATTGACGAGCAACTTACGGAGTTAGATGATCGTTTTAATGAGGTAAATATTGAGTTGCTTATTTGTTTGGCATGTTTGAGTCCAAATGATTCATTTGTAGCTTTTGATAAACAAAAGTTACTTCGTCTTGCTCAATTTTATCCTCAAGACTTTTCGGATGGGGATCTTTTGGCACTTGATGATCAACTTGAGCTTTATATTCATTATGTGAGTTCGAGTAGTGATTTCTCTGACTTGCAAGGGATTGGTGATCttgcaaaaaaaatggtggagaCAAGGATGCATCGAGCATTCAATTATGTGTATTTGCTTATTACATTGGCTCTAGTTTTACCGGTTGCTACTGCTTCAGTCGAGAGGGCATTCTCCGTCATGAATATTATCAAAGGTCCACTTCGGAACAAAATGGGAGATCAATAG